One part of the Vicia villosa cultivar HV-30 ecotype Madison, WI linkage group LG6, Vvil1.0, whole genome shotgun sequence genome encodes these proteins:
- the LOC131614534 gene encoding uncharacterized protein LOC131614534, which yields MAGRNDAVIAAALEAMAQPLEHQPNVGENAASRNLSTFQRENPPVFKGTHDPNGVLTWLKEIERIFRVIDCSPDQKVRYRTHMLAVEADDWWLETQYAAKFGELAKFYQHYDEPAGEFSKCIKFENGLRPEIKKAISYQKIRIFANLVDSFRIYEEDNNAHYRVINENRGKSQQGRGKPYDAPTGKDKQKAFEGNRTIGGDAPAGLDEILGMIWLEYNHVHINCYDKSVRFSIPEEEGVELLSARQLCVLMKEEVQVFALVASMSVENQAIIAELKMVQEFPEVFPHDNYHNNLS from the exons ATGGCTGGAAGGAATGACGCTGTAATTGCTGCTGCTTTGGAGGCGATGGCTCAACCTTTGGAACATCAGCCAAATGTTGGTGAGAATGCTGCATCTCGCAATTTGTCTACCTTCCAAAGGGAGAATCCACCAGTCTTCAAGGGCACTCATGATCCTAATGGCGTATTAACATGGTTAaaggagattgagagaatctTCCGTGTGATAGATTGTAGTCCAGATCAGAAGGTTCGGTAtaggactcatatgctagcagtcgaggctgatgactggtggctaGAAACTC agtatgctgctaagtttggtgagttggctaagttttaccaacATTATGATGAACCAGCTGGTGAATTTtcgaagtgcatcaagtttgagaatgggttgcgccCGGAAATCAAGAAGGCTATTAGTTATCAGAAGATCCGTATCTTCgcaaatttggttgatagtttTCGAATCTATGAGGAagacaacaatgctcattatcgggTTATTAATGAGAATCGGGGCAAGAGTCAACAAGGCCGTGGCAAGCCTTATGATGCTCCAACTGGAAAGGATAAGCAGAAAGCTTTTGAGGGCAACAGAACTattgggggagatgctcctgctg GTTTGGATGAGATCTTAGGTATGATCTGGTTAGAGTATAACCATGTTCATATTAATTGTtatgataagtctgtgaggttCTCTATTCCGGAAGAGGAAGGTGTGGAATTGTTGTCTGCTAGACAGTTGTGCGTGTTAATGAAGGAAGAAGTGCAAGTGTTTGCGTTGGTTGCATCAATGTCTGTTGAGAATCAAGCGATAATAGCAGAGTTGAAGATGGTGCAagaatttcctgaagttttccctcaTGACAACTATCATAACAACTTATCATAA